CGACCGGAGCACTGAGCCAGCGGAAGTCAACCCCTTCCTCTTCGGCGTGCTCCAGCTCCTCGAGACGAGCGGGTGCCTCGTCGCGGGTACGGCGGTAGAGACAGATCACCTTCTCGCATCCGAGGCGCAGAGCGGTGCGGCAGCAGTCCATCGCCACGTTGCCCGCGCCGACGACCGCCACCCGATTGCCAATCGCCACCGGCGTATCGTAATTCGGGAAGTCGAAGCCCCGCATCAGATTGACGCGGGTCAGAAACTCGTTGGCCGAGCAGACGCCGATCAGGTCCTCGCCCGGAATGCCCATGAAGTACGGCAGACCGGCGCCGGTGCCGATGAAGAGGGCGTCATAACCCCACTCCCCCATCAACTCCTCCACCGTGGCCGTCGTCCCGACGACGAAGTTGCACTTGAACTCGACACCCATCTCGCCGAGGCTACGGATTTCGTCGCGCACGATGGCCTTGGGCAGGCGGAACTCTGGGATGCCGTAGATGAGGACGCCGCCGGGCTTGTGCAGGGCCTCGAATATCGTCACCGAGTGCCCCTCCTGGGCCAGGGCCGCCGCGCATGCGAGGCCGGCGGGCCCGGAACCGATGACCCCGACCTTGAATCCCGACGGCTCCTTGCACCGCGGCATCTCGACCGTGCCGCCCTCACGCTCGAGGTCGGCGACGAATCGCTCGAGACGGCCGATCGCCACCGAGTCTCCCTTCTTGCCGGTGACGCAGGTCTCCTCGCACTGGTCCTCCTGCGGGCACACCCTCCCGCAGATCGCGGGCAGAGTGTTGTCGGCCTTGATGACTGCCAGCGCCTCGGCGAAGCGCCCGCTGGCGACTGCTGCGACGAACGACGGGATGTCGATGCCGACCGGACAGCCGTCGACGCACTTCGGCTTCTTGCACTCGAGGCACCGCTCTGCCTCTCCGACCGCCATCTCCTCGGTGTATCCCAACGCCACCTCGTCGAAGTTGCGAATGCGCTCGGCCGCATCCTGAGCCGGCATCGGGTGTCGCGGGATGGCGAGCCGCTCCTTCTTGCTCAGTTCTCGGGACATCTACGAACCTCCAGTTGCGGTGGCCCGACATTGGTGAGATTCGAGGAACCGCCTGCGGGCGACCTCCTCCTGTTCGAGGTAGATCCGTTGCCGCTTCATGAGCATTTCGAAGTCGACCTCGTGGCCGTCGAACTCGGGCCCGTCGACGCACACGAACTTCGACTCTCCGCCGACCGGAACCCGGCAGCCGCCGCACATTCCGGTGCCGTCGACCATGATCGTGTTGAGCGAGACCAGAGTCTTGATGCCAAGGGGCCTGGTTTGCTCGGACACCGCCCGCATCATCACGGCCGGGCCGATAGCGATCACCAGATCCGGCCTTCCTTTGTCCTCGATGTAGGCGTCGAGGGCGTGGGTCACCAGGCCCTTCGCGCCAAAGCTGCCGTCGTCGGTCGTGTAATAGATCTCGTCCGACACCTCTTCCATCTCGCGCCGGAGGATGACCAGCTCCTGGGTGCGTCCCCCGAGGATCGACACCACGTGGTTGCCGGCGTCGTCAAGGGCGAGAGCTATGGGAAGGAGCGGCGCGATGCCCGCACCACCGCCGATACACACGCAGGTGCCGAAGTTCTCGACGTGGGTCGGCTTGCCGAGCGGTCCGACGACCTCGATGGAATCGCCGGGTCTGAGGGTGCCCATTTCCATGGTGGTCTTGCCGACCTCCTGCACGACCAGCCTGATGGTGCCCCTGACCGGGTTGGAGTCTGCGATGGTGAGTGGGATCCTCTCGGAGTGTTCATGAAGGTAGACGATGACGAACTGGCCCGCGCGGTGCCTGCGGGCAATCACCGGCTCATGGATCACGTAGCTCTTGAAAGCGGGTGCGATCTCTTCCATCTCGAGAATGCAGGCCATTACGGACCTCCCACTGGTCTGCTCGACCAATTCAAACGGTCGGTCCCCGGTGCGGATACGACTGCGAGTGCTCGAACCAAAGGTGGAAGTCATCGACCAGCGTCTCGTAGCGCCGCTTGAGGGCGGCAAACATCATCGCGTTGTCGATCGCCAGCGAACACTGCTCGCCAATCGACATCATCAGCAGTTTCTCGTCGTCCGAGAACCTGTAGGGATTGTTGGTGAACAGGCTCAGGACACCGATCGTCTTGCCCCGCGTCTCGAGCGGCACCAGCAGGATCGAAGCGACACCTTCGCGAGTCAACTCTTCGGCGTGCTCGATCCGTTCGTCCTCGCGACCGTCGAGAACCGCGACGCACGAGCCTTGCAGCACCTCCTCGACCAGCTTCGGGCAACAGAGGTCGCACATCCCCTTCACAAAGGGCTCGCCAAGCCCGAAGGACGCGCGCGTTTCGAGGGTGGAAGTCCGCCTGTCGATCAGCTGGATCGCACAACCATGCGTCCGCAGGTCTTCGGACACGGTCGTGACGATTGCGTCCAGCACCACCTGCAGATCGAGCGAAGATCGGATGGCTTCGGTCACGTTGGCCAGGATCAGCCGGAACATCGAGTCGGTGATGGCGCTGGTACAGAAGAGCGCCACTACCTTGAAGAACTCGATCTCGTCTTGCAGGAACTCTCGGCGGGCGCTGGTAAAGAGGCGCATCACCCCGATCACCTGGCCGCGAGTCTTCAGTGGAACCGTCAACAACGAGGCAATCCCCTCGGCCTCGAACGCTTTCGGGTACTGAACCCTGGGATCCGAGACGCAATCGAGGACGTCCACCACGTTTCCCTTGAGAGCCTCGGCGACGCTTTTTTCCGCGTCGACCGGGCCCTTGTTGAGAAAGGCCTCGCTCAAGCCGTAGGCCGCAACGTGGTCGAGCGTCTGGAGGTCGCGGCTGAGGAGCCGGAAGTGGCAGGCCTTGAGATGAAACTCCTTGACGATCGATCGCGCCGCCTTTTCCAGCATGACGGTGGTGTCGAGTTGGGAGTTGAGGGCATCGCCGATGATGTGGAACACGTTGCGGCACTGGCGGCACTTGACCATTCCTACCTCCTGCCCTGGTGAGAAGACCGGGCGAGCGCCGGAACAGTGGTGCCGACGGTGCGTCCACGGTCATTCTCACCGTGGATCATCGTTCGAGGCCAGACTGCGAAGTACGCATGACAGGTGTCGGCGATGCAAAAAGAATCCGCCGATTCGCTTCCGCGCTGGCTCAGAATCCGCTGGCGCTATGTCCGGAGGGGTTGACCTCTGCAAGCAATCTATGTCCGATTGAGCCAATCGTCAACGAATTTGAGATAGTACTTTATTTCACAGCTATGAATCAGCGACGCAATCTCTTGTCGCTGTCCAGGCCACCGAATTGAGAAGGGCAACGGATACAGGCTTCTCATCCGCCCCGATTCTAATGCCCTGCGTCTTGATTGGCGCATCACCGCCGCCCACGTCATCCCGAGCGAGACCACGCAGTGGCCTACAACCCCGTGTCATTCCGAGCGAGGCCGTAGGCCGAGCCGAGGAATCTGCGGCTCTCTGGACTCGCGCTTCCGGCTTTCCCATGGATTCCTCCGCTCGCTCGATTCGCTCGCTCGGTCGGAATGACAAAAAATAGAGACCAGTCGCTGGCGACGGAGGGTCACAAGCCGCGAAGCGGCGCCGTAAGGGCCCGCCTGAAGAAGAACGATGTGTCTCCCGAGCGCCGATCAGCCGTTCAGCTTGTAGTTGGAGTTCTCGGCGACGATGGTCACCTTCATTCCGTTCCAGGTGCCGGTGGTGACCGACCGCGACGGGTAGTTCGGGCCGTGCTCGATGCTGTCGAACATCACCTCGAGCGAGACCGGCGAGCCGTCAACCGCGGTCCTGATGTCGGCGGCAGCAGGACGCGCTGTCGCCTGCCGGATGGTGATCACGACCGAGTCGCCGGTGGTCATGACGTCGTGCGATTCGAGGATGATTTTCCCTTCCTCCCGCTTCACGGAGGAGGTCTTGACCGCCTTCTCGGCGAACATCGGGTTCAGGTATCCGTCCAGCTGATCCTTGACCCGAAGCACGAACTCGCGCGCGGCCTCGAGCTCCTTCTTCGACAGCTTCTTGCCGTCAGGACCACGAACCTTGCCCTTGGCCACCTCGCTGCTGGTCTGCATCTTCTCGACCGAACCGTTCGGCAGGATGCGCACGGTGAAGGTATCCATCCGCCTCTGCTGGTCGTCGACCAGCAGCGTCATTGTCGAATTCCAGGTGTACTGCCGAATTTCCTCCTGGTTGCGCCGCATCATGGCGCCCATTTTTGCGAGGTCCAGCGCCTCCTGGGCCTGGGCGATGGTTCCAACCGCCAAGATCATCACCGTCATTGCCGTCAGGGTCGTCGTACGGTTCATCTACTAGCCTCCTGCAAGGTGCCAGATGACGGTATCACTACCGCGTCTGATTTGGGATGTGGGATTTTCCATCGCCCGCGCATTTCGAATTTCGAATTTCGGATTTCGAATTTCCCGCCCATCCCCCCAGGACGTGAAGGCGAAGGTTGAGTCGGCCAAAGCAAATTTTGTAGCCGCGTCCTTCCTGAATGACCCGCGTCCCGGGGCTTGTTTGCCTGCGGCCCAGCCGCCGCAAGCCGATGTCTCGGAACGACAAAACGGATCTCGGTTTTTTAACCCACCCACCCGTTCTCCGGCGGGCGGCCGGAAAATTCCAAATTTCAAATTCGATATTCGAAATGCGGGGTGGGCGGGTGGGTGTGGCGTGCGAACCCGCCGGGTTCGCGACTAGCTCGCTCAGGAAAAGCCGCTCGAGCAGCTCGACGGTGTCGAACAGGCGACGTCTGGTGATCCCGAAGTGCTGGCGAAGCTCGAGAGTTGGCGCTCGACGTTTTCGCTCTCACATGCGGGGCATTTCACGCCCTCTGACCCGGCGCCGATCTTCTGCAGGCGTGAAAATTGGCTCCCGCATTCGGTGCATCGATATTCGTAGATAGGCATCGCTCAATCCTCTAAATTCCGAAATCCGAATTCCTCATTCCGAATTCCCGGTTCAGGCCTTGACCTTCTTGCCGCTCTCGAGATCCATGACCTCCTGCCGGCCCTGAAGAATCGTCTGGCGGTCGTGATCCACCCGCAGCTCCAGCGAGTCGCAGACGTTGCGGCATATCGTGAAGACGCCGTCGTCGATGATGCGGTAATAGACGTTGAGGCCAGCGCGCCGGGGGTCGACCAGACCCGCGCGCTTGAGCACGGACAGGTGCTTGGACACGTTGGCCTGGCTTCCGCCCACGACCTCGAGGATCTCCGAGACGCACCGCTCGCCGTTGTGAAGGCAGTGGAGGATCTTCAATCGAGTCGGGTCGGCCATCGCCTTGAGGACTTCGGCAATCCGGTTGAGCAGTTCATCTGATGCGATCACGATACCCCCCTCTAACCCGGTCTTCTCACCGGGTGTCTACTACGGACGGCGAATGGCACCAATCTGTCGCGCTTTTCGCGGATCATGCTCCTCAACGCAGTGTTACTAGGCCTGCGTCGCCCGATCCGCGAAAAACCCAACATCTCAATTCCCTTCACCGCCCTCGTAACGAAACCCGGTGAGAAGACCGGGCTAAATGCTCCCATCGCTCAATGGTAATATAGTCCTCTTTTCAAGCCTGGTCAATCTGATCGCAGAAAACGCCGACGTCCTGACCTCGGAACCAACAGAAAACCATGAGCTGCCGTATCATCGGACGATCGGGAGGTGCATATGCCGACGATTTTCGAGCTCATCGTTGCCGGTGAAATCCCCTGCCACAAGATCTGGGAGAACGACGACCACCTGGCCTTTCTCGACATCAACCCGAGGGTCGAGGGCCACACCCT
Above is a window of Acidobacteriota bacterium DNA encoding:
- a CDS encoding metalloregulator ArsR/SmtB family transcription factor translates to MIASDELLNRIAEVLKAMADPTRLKILHCLHNGERCVSEILEVVGGSQANVSKHLSVLKRAGLVDPRRAGLNVYYRIIDDGVFTICRNVCDSLELRVDHDRQTILQGRQEVMDLESGKKVKA
- a CDS encoding sulfide/dihydroorotate dehydrogenase-like FAD/NAD-binding protein, with product MACILEMEEIAPAFKSYVIHEPVIARRHRAGQFVIVYLHEHSERIPLTIADSNPVRGTIRLVVQEVGKTTMEMGTLRPGDSIEVVGPLGKPTHVENFGTCVCIGGGAGIAPLLPIALALDDAGNHVVSILGGRTQELVILRREMEEVSDEIYYTTDDGSFGAKGLVTHALDAYIEDKGRPDLVIAIGPAVMMRAVSEQTRPLGIKTLVSLNTIMVDGTGMCGGCRVPVGGESKFVCVDGPEFDGHEVDFEMLMKRQRIYLEQEEVARRRFLESHQCRATATGGS
- a CDS encoding GAF domain-containing protein; this encodes MVKCRQCRNVFHIIGDALNSQLDTTVMLEKAARSIVKEFHLKACHFRLLSRDLQTLDHVAAYGLSEAFLNKGPVDAEKSVAEALKGNVVDVLDCVSDPRVQYPKAFEAEGIASLLTVPLKTRGQVIGVMRLFTSARREFLQDEIEFFKVVALFCTSAITDSMFRLILANVTEAIRSSLDLQVVLDAIVTTVSEDLRTHGCAIQLIDRRTSTLETRASFGLGEPFVKGMCDLCCPKLVEEVLQGSCVAVLDGREDERIEHAEELTREGVASILLVPLETRGKTIGVLSLFTNNPYRFSDDEKLLMMSIGEQCSLAIDNAMMFAALKRRYETLVDDFHLWFEHSQSYPHRGPTV
- the gltA gene encoding NADPH-dependent glutamate synthase, whose protein sequence is MSRELSKKERLAIPRHPMPAQDAAERIRNFDEVALGYTEEMAVGEAERCLECKKPKCVDGCPVGIDIPSFVAAVASGRFAEALAVIKADNTLPAICGRVCPQEDQCEETCVTGKKGDSVAIGRLERFVADLEREGGTVEMPRCKEPSGFKVGVIGSGPAGLACAAALAQEGHSVTIFEALHKPGGVLIYGIPEFRLPKAIVRDEIRSLGEMGVEFKCNFVVGTTATVEELMGEWGYDALFIGTGAGLPYFMGIPGEDLIGVCSANEFLTRVNLMRGFDFPNYDTPVAIGNRVAVVGAGNVAMDCCRTALRLGCEKVICLYRRTRDEAPARLEELEHAEEEGVDFRWLSAPVEVLGNDDAVVTGVRVQRMELGEPDLSGRPRPVPIEGSEYEIELDSIIVGIGQGANPLLTQATKGLEVDRRGRIVTQEVTQMTSIPGVFAGGDIVTGAATVILAMGAGKLAARSIDCYLRGVPMVVEEEVVEDADEGVEGKAKPKVAAPPASDKESRTQISAQS
- a CDS encoding zinc ribbon domain-containing protein, which codes for MPIYEYRCTECGSQFSRLQKIGAGSEGVKCPACESENVERQLSSFASTSGSPDVACSTPSSCSSGFS